In the genome of Vicia villosa cultivar HV-30 ecotype Madison, WI linkage group LG7, Vvil1.0, whole genome shotgun sequence, one region contains:
- the LOC131620946 gene encoding telomere repeat-binding protein 4 isoform X2: MVLKKRLSNGLRGFQVPEIPRCPRSARTRVPFEKPVEDGRACAFELLASLAGKLLQESEGSTSSNVSEAKPLAEEQCRNGSCDDKRSGKDVEIGESDCILECISASDNVKSEIMKLENKFGNHSNTNRVVELPNNHEARSSGFEGLSTDNKYSLKDPLELRLNSPSLVDLNNNVVKSPFCGELFPNASFLRHGNDNKLRIIDDDEKFIRCNKVCTKSKAFRPSRRIARKIIRKRLTSKHWKVAPKLKDYERSRYGKGMKPASRKRKPCYNFERSQCYTLSKRKKLSEKGSMVTRVGGFSSESVSDSPKKGICGNNRSSSTKAHVSKDSHVKFRIKSFRIPELYVEVPETATVGSLKRTVMEAVMSIIGGGAHVGVLVQGKKVRDDNRTLRQTGISCKENLDKLGFVLEPSSSQASPVVRAGDPSHCEASEPTMSLRTPSIESGISVTKQDSSLVINTGDLVEINHESASSLDDTMSDKLTHDSGAIVPVPDNNSEALAAVPVNHNTVHSEIVQRRTRRPFSVSEVEALVHAVEEVGTGRWRDVKLRCFENADHRTYVDLKDKWKTLVHTAKISPQQRRGQPVPQELLDRVLAAHAFWSIHQAKHHVKHQTNGVQPLVIM; the protein is encoded by the exons ATGGTGTTGAAGAAGAGGTTAAGTAATGGACTAAGGGGATTTCAGGTCCCTGAGATACCTAGATGTCCAAGATCTGCAAGA ACTAGGGTTCCATTTGAGAAACCGGTTGAGGATGGTCGCGCTTGTGCTTTTGAATTGCTTGCATCTTTGGCTGGGAAGTTGCTGCAGGAGAGCGAAGGTTCCACTTCTAGCAATGTTTCTGAAGCTAAACCGTTAGCCGAAGAGCAATGTCGAAATGGAAGTTGTGATGATAAGAGGAGTGGGAAAGATGTTGAGATTGGTGAGAGTGATTGTATACTAGAATGCATTTCGGCTAGCGATAATGTGAAGTCTGAGATTATGAAATTGGAGAATAAGTTTGGAAATCATTCTAATACTAATAGAGTTGTAGAATTACCAAACAATCATGAGGCCAGAAGTTCTGGCTTCGAGGGGTTATCCACGGATAATAAGTATAGTTTGAAGGATCCGTTGGAGTTACGTCTTAACTCTCCTTCATTAGTTGATTTGAACAATAATGTTGTTAAATCTCCATTTTGTGGGGAGTTGTTTCCCAATGCTTCCTTTTTGAGGCACGGGAATGATAATAAGTTACGTATTATTGATGATGACGAAAAGTTTATTAGGTGCAACAAAGTTTGCACCAAATCGAAGGCTTTTAGACCTTCACGGCGCATTGCTCGCAAAATAATTAGGAAGCGGTTGACTTCTAAACACTGGAAGGTTGCTCCAAAGTTGAAGGATTATGAACGTTCTAGATATGGTAAG GGAATGAAGCCAGCAAGTCGTAAAAGGAAGCCTTGTTACAATTTCGAAAGATCTCAGTGTTACACTCTTTCGAAGAGGAAGAAATTATCAGAGAAGGGTTCAATGGTAACTCGTGTTGGAGGATTCAGCAGTGAGAGTGTATCTGATTCACCTAAGAAAGGAATTTGTGGAAATAACCGTAGCTCTTCTACAAAAGCTCACGTCTCTAAAGATTCTCATG TCAAGTTTAGAATCAAATCATTCAGGATTCCAGAACTTTATGTTGAGGTTCCCGAAACCGCAACTGTGGGTTCATTGAAG AGGACAGTCATGGAGGCAGTGATGAGTATAATAGGAGGTGGAGCACATGTTGGTGTTCTTGTACAGGGGAAGAAAGTTAGAGATGACAACCGAACTCTTCGGCAAACTGGTATATCTTGTAAAGAAAATCTAGATAAACTCGGTTTTGTTTTGGAGCCCAGTTCTTCACAAGCATCTCCCGTTGTTCGGGCTGGTGATCCTTCTCACTGTGAAGCGTCTGAGCCAACTAT GTCTCTAAGAACTCCCTCCATCGAATCGGGGATTTCTGTTACCAAGCAAGATTCTTCCTTGGTTATAAATACTGGCGACCTTGTTGAAATTAACCATGAATCAGCTTCTTCCCTAGATGACACTATGTCTGATAAACTAACACATGATTCGGGAGCGATAGTTCCCGTTCCAGATAATAACTCAGAGGCATTAGCTGCCGTTCCCGTGAATCACAATACCGTACACTCTGAGATTGTACAGCGTCGAACCAGGAGACCGTTTTCTGTTTCTGAAGTGGAAGCACTTGTTCATGCAGTTGAAGAAGTTGGAACTGGAAG GTGGCGCGATGTAAAGTTGCGATGTTTTGAGAATGCAGATCATAGGACTTATGTAGACTTAAAG GATAAATGGAAAACATTAGTACACACTGCAAAAATCTCCCCTCAACAAAGGAGAGGACAGCCAGTTCCTCAGGAGCTATTGGATAGGGTTTTGGCTGCTCATGCCTTCTGGTCTATCCACCAAGCCAAACATCATGTCAAGCATCAAACCAATGGTGTTCAGCCACTTGTGATTATGTAG
- the LOC131620947 gene encoding uncharacterized protein LOC131620947: MNIIYPRDALELFKQSCEFVCPDDGFLEEHLWKTTKTLLLQLLRRLCSVYCVFCSYLRRGLGWHLPKVVVFQYFGLIALAEVVLTVAQVAVEVVKFQSVHICKGKL, encoded by the exons ATGAATATTATTTATCCTAGAG ACGCCCTTGAATTGTTTAAGCAGAGTTGTGAATTTGTTTGCCCTGATGATGGTTTTCTAGAGGAG CATTTGTGGAAAACGACAAAGACATTACTTTTGCAGCTGTTGAGACGTTTATGTTCTGTTTATTGTGTCTTCTGCAGCTATTTGAGACGTGGATTGGGGTGGCATCTTCCCAAAGTTGTAG TTTTTCAATATTTTGGTCTTATTGCTTTAGCTGAAGTTGTTCTAACTGTTGCTCAAGTTGCAGTTGAGGTTGTTAAGTTCCAATCTGTTCATATCTGTAAAGGAAAATTATAA
- the LOC131620946 gene encoding telomere repeat-binding protein 4 isoform X1, with product MVLKKRLSNGLRGFQVPEIPRCPRSARTRVPFEKPVEDGRACAFELLASLAGKLLQESEGSTSSNVSEAKPLAEEQCRNGSCDDKRSGKDVEIGESDCILECISASDNVKSEIMKLENKFGNHSNTNRVVELPNNHEARSSGFEGLSTDNKYSLKDPLELRLNSPSLVDLNNNVVKSPFCGELFPNASFLRHGNDNKLRIIDDDEKFIRCNKVCTKSKAFRPSRRIARKIIRKRLTSKHWKVAPKLKDYERSRYDKGMKPASRKRKPCYNFERSQCYTLSKRKKLSEKGSMVTRVGGFSSESVSDSPKKGICGNNRSSSTKAHVSKDSHVKFRIKSFRIPELYVEVPETATVGSLKRTVMEAVMSIIGGGAHVGVLVQGKKVRDDNRTLRQTGISCKENLDKLGFVLEPSSSQASPVVRAGDPSHCEASEPTMSLRTPSIESGISVTKQDSSLVINTGDLVEINHESASSLDDTMSDKLTHDSGAIVPVPDNNSEALAAVPVNHNTVHSEIVQRRTRRPFSVSEVEALVHAVEEVGTGRWRDVKLRCFENADHRTYVDLKDKWKTLVHTAKISPQQRRGQPVPQELLDRVLAAHAFWSIHQAKHHVKHQTNGVQPLVIM from the exons ATGGTGTTGAAGAAGAGGTTAAGTAATGGACTAAGGGGATTTCAGGTCCCTGAGATACCTAGATGTCCAAGATCTGCAAGA ACTAGGGTTCCATTTGAGAAACCGGTTGAGGATGGTCGCGCTTGTGCTTTTGAATTGCTTGCATCTTTGGCTGGGAAGTTGCTGCAGGAGAGCGAAGGTTCCACTTCTAGCAATGTTTCTGAAGCTAAACCGTTAGCCGAAGAGCAATGTCGAAATGGAAGTTGTGATGATAAGAGGAGTGGGAAAGATGTTGAGATTGGTGAGAGTGATTGTATACTAGAATGCATTTCGGCTAGCGATAATGTGAAGTCTGAGATTATGAAATTGGAGAATAAGTTTGGAAATCATTCTAATACTAATAGAGTTGTAGAATTACCAAACAATCATGAGGCCAGAAGTTCTGGCTTCGAGGGGTTATCCACGGATAATAAGTATAGTTTGAAGGATCCGTTGGAGTTACGTCTTAACTCTCCTTCATTAGTTGATTTGAACAATAATGTTGTTAAATCTCCATTTTGTGGGGAGTTGTTTCCCAATGCTTCCTTTTTGAGGCACGGGAATGATAATAAGTTACGTATTATTGATGATGACGAAAAGTTTATTAGGTGCAACAAAGTTTGCACCAAATCGAAGGCTTTTAGACCTTCACGGCGCATTGCTCGCAAAATAATTAGGAAGCGGTTGACTTCTAAACACTGGAAGGTTGCTCCAAAGTTGAAGGATTATGAACGTTCTAGATATG ATAAGGGAATGAAGCCAGCAAGTCGTAAAAGGAAGCCTTGTTACAATTTCGAAAGATCTCAGTGTTACACTCTTTCGAAGAGGAAGAAATTATCAGAGAAGGGTTCAATGGTAACTCGTGTTGGAGGATTCAGCAGTGAGAGTGTATCTGATTCACCTAAGAAAGGAATTTGTGGAAATAACCGTAGCTCTTCTACAAAAGCTCACGTCTCTAAAGATTCTCATG TCAAGTTTAGAATCAAATCATTCAGGATTCCAGAACTTTATGTTGAGGTTCCCGAAACCGCAACTGTGGGTTCATTGAAG AGGACAGTCATGGAGGCAGTGATGAGTATAATAGGAGGTGGAGCACATGTTGGTGTTCTTGTACAGGGGAAGAAAGTTAGAGATGACAACCGAACTCTTCGGCAAACTGGTATATCTTGTAAAGAAAATCTAGATAAACTCGGTTTTGTTTTGGAGCCCAGTTCTTCACAAGCATCTCCCGTTGTTCGGGCTGGTGATCCTTCTCACTGTGAAGCGTCTGAGCCAACTAT GTCTCTAAGAACTCCCTCCATCGAATCGGGGATTTCTGTTACCAAGCAAGATTCTTCCTTGGTTATAAATACTGGCGACCTTGTTGAAATTAACCATGAATCAGCTTCTTCCCTAGATGACACTATGTCTGATAAACTAACACATGATTCGGGAGCGATAGTTCCCGTTCCAGATAATAACTCAGAGGCATTAGCTGCCGTTCCCGTGAATCACAATACCGTACACTCTGAGATTGTACAGCGTCGAACCAGGAGACCGTTTTCTGTTTCTGAAGTGGAAGCACTTGTTCATGCAGTTGAAGAAGTTGGAACTGGAAG GTGGCGCGATGTAAAGTTGCGATGTTTTGAGAATGCAGATCATAGGACTTATGTAGACTTAAAG GATAAATGGAAAACATTAGTACACACTGCAAAAATCTCCCCTCAACAAAGGAGAGGACAGCCAGTTCCTCAGGAGCTATTGGATAGGGTTTTGGCTGCTCATGCCTTCTGGTCTATCCACCAAGCCAAACATCATGTCAAGCATCAAACCAATGGTGTTCAGCCACTTGTGATTATGTAG